A region of the Pedococcus aerophilus genome:
AGCGGACTCCCTCCATGTGGTCGTACTTCACCTCGACGACGCGCTCGGGCCGCAGCGGCGTGAACGACAGGTCCTTGCCCGCGTTCCACCGGCTCGTGGCGCCGCTGGTGGGCGTCCGCGACCCCGCCTCCTGCTCGGCCCAGGCCCACGGGTGGTCCTCGAACGTCGTCACGAGGGGCTGCAGCTCCTCGAACAGCTCCTTGCGTCGCGCCATCGGGAAGGCGCCGATCACCCCGACGCTCATCAGCGACCCGTCGTCGTTGTAGAGCCCGAGCATCAGCGAACCGACGAGGTCATCCCCGCTCTTGTGGGTGCGGTACCCCGCGACCACGCAGTCGGCGGTCCGGACGTGCTTGATCTTGAGCATCGTCCGCTTGTCCTGCTCGTACGTCCCGGACAGCGGCTTGGCGATCACCCCGTCCAGCCCGGCCCCCTCGAACTGCTCGAACCACTCCTGCGCCTCCTGCGGGTCACGGGTCGCCCGGGTCAGGTGGATCGGCGCCTCCACCGAGGCGAAAGCGTTCTCCAGCAAGGACCGTCGCTCGGAGAACGGCCGATCCGTGAGGTCCTCCCCCGCCAGCGACAGCAGGTCGAACGCCACGAACTGCGCCGGCGTCTCTGCCGCCAGCTTCTTCACCCGGCTTGCCGCAGGGTGGATCCGCTGCTGGAGCGCCTCGAAGTCCAGCCGGTCACCCGACGACCCCACGACGACGATCTCGCCGTCGACGACCGCCTGGTCCGGAAAGTTCGCCAGCACCGCCTCGACCACCTCGGGGAAGTAGCGCGTCATCGGCTTCTCGTTGCGGCTGCCGATCTCGACGGAGTCACCGGACCGGAAGATGATCGAGCGGAACCCGTCCCACTTCGGCTCGAAGAGGTAGTCGCCCGTCGGGATCCCCTTGACCGGCTTGGCCAGCATGGGCGCCACGGGTGGCGGCACCGGACCCCACTGGGCGCGCAGCTCGGCGTCCCGATCGGCCTTCGGGGTCATGTACTCGTCGTCGGTCTTGTCGGCCCGGCGCTTGCTCGGCTGGACCCGCGGCGGCTCCCCCGGCATCTTCGGATAGTCCGGGGGGAAGTTCAGCTCACCCAGTCCACGCTCGTTGATGTCCCTGTCCCACAACGCGATCGCGCCGGTGACGTCACCCACCGCCTCGTCCATCCCGGCCCACGCATCACCGGACGCGGCGATGATCCCCGGCACGGTGCGGAGCGTGAACTCCCCCGGGTCGACGCCCACGAGGTGGTCCCAGCCGAGCGGCATACTCACCGGCGCACCGGGCAGCGGGCGCGGGCTGTAGGCGGAGGCGATGGTGCGGTCACGACAGGCCTGGTTGAAGTCGACGAAGACGCGCTCGCCCCGCTCCTCCTTCCACCAGGAGGCGGTGACGAGGTCGGGCAGGCGTCGCTCGAGCTCACGCGCGATCCCGATCACCCCGTGCCGCACGTCGAGGAACTCGTGGGTCGGCGCGATGCGGACGAACACGTGCACGCCTCGGTTGCCCGAGGTCTTGACCCACCCGGTGAGCCCGATCTCGGTGAGCAGCTCGCGCAGTGCGACCGCGGCCTCGACCGCGTCGGCGAAGGTGCGCCCCGGCTGAGGATCGAGGTCGATGCGCAGCTCGTCGGGCTTGTCGACGTCCGCCGTCCGCACCGGCCACGGGTGGAACGTCACCGTGTTCATCTGCATCGCCCACACGACCGCGGCCGGCTCGTCGACGACGACCTGGAGGTGCCTGCGCCCCGAGGGGTAGGTGCACATCACCGGGGTGATGAAGTCGGGCATCCCCTTGGGCGGGTTCTTGGTCCAGAACTCCTCCCCGTCGATCCCCTCGGGGAACCGCTGCAGGGTCACCGGCCGGTGCCCGAGGGCGTTCATGAACCCCGTGCGGACATCGATGGCGTACTGCGCCAGGTCGAGCTTGGTGATGCCCTCACCCGGCCAGATCAACCGGTCCGGGCTCGAGATCCGCACCTCCCGCGCGTCGCCCCACGGGCCCTCGGGGACCTCCACCGTCGTCGCCGCTGCCGCCATGGCCCGACCCTATCCGGCGGGCCCGTCACGGACCCGTAAGAATCGGGGTGGGCGGAGCGGGACCATTTCCGGCCCCGCTGGCGTTGAGCACGACGTGAGACTGTTCCGAAGGAGTCACGACATGACCATGGACAAGACCGACCGCACGTATGCCGTGTCCAAGACCGAGGACGAGTGGCGTGCCGAGCTCAGCCCGGCGGAGTACCAGGTGCTGCGCCAGGCGGGCACCGAGCGCCCGTACGTCGGCGAGTACACCGACACCAAGACCGAGGGCGTGTATGCCTGCCGCGCCTGCGGTGCCGAGCTGTTCACCTCGGGCACGAAGTTCGACAGCCACTGCGGCTGGCCGTCCTTCTACTCCCCCCTAGCGGGCGACAGCGTGGAGTACATCGAGGACGTGAGCATGGGGATGAAGCGTGTCGAGGTGCGCTGCGCGAACTGCGGCAGCCACCTCGGGCACGTCTTCGAGGGCGAGGGGTACGGCACCCCCACCGACCAGCGCTACTGCATCAACTCGATCTCGATGACGCTGCGCCCGGCCGACCAGGCCTGACGAAGACACCGGACAGGGCTGGGACACCGACGCCGGTCACCCGGCGTCACCAGGTGCCGGCCGAGGGCTTCGGCCCCGAGGTCCCCTCCCGGACCTCACGCACGAAGTCGGCGGCGGACCGCTCCTGCGCGGTCCGCTCGTCGGCCTCCTGCTCGGCGACGATCGCGGCCGAGCGCTCCTCGGGCGACATCGCCTCGAACTTCTCCCACCCGCGGTCGGCGAGCGGCCCGACGAACGAGCCGAACGACGGGTCCCGCGCCAGGTCGCGCAGGCTGGCCCGGTCCTCCAGGACCGCGGTGAGCCGCTCCCGCATCTGCGGGTCCGCGCTGTCGCGCAACGTCTCCAGGGACTCGCGGAGCTTCTTCGCCAGGAACGGGCTGTCCCGCAGCGTCGGCAGCAGGGGCTCGGAGGGCGATGACGGAGAGCCCGAGGACAGAGAGCCCGTGGACCGAGAGCTCGTGGGTTCGGACATCAGACCACCTTGTTGTCGTAGTCGCCCGGCAGGGACACGTCGACCGACTCGGCGATCGCCGAGGCCGACGTGGCGATCACGCCGAGCGTGCCGTTGGCGATCTGGAAGGCCAGGTCGATCGCGTCGAGCACCAGCTTGACCTTGGAGATCGCCGCGATGATCGCGGCTCCGGCAGCTGCTGCGCCGGTGAGTCCTCCGACCACGGTCCAGGACGACGCTGCTGCGGCGGCAAGGGCGATGGCTGCCGTGATGACGAGGTCGAAGATCGCCTCGATGCCGTCCTCGACGGACTGGCCGCACTCGTAGACCCCGAACGCCGCGCCGTTGCAGGCGTCGGCGATCTCGTCGCAGTTGGCCTTCAGCCCGTCCAGCTGGGCGCTCACCCCGGCGAAGTACGTGACCATGGCGTTGGACGCCTCACCGGTCCACCCGGACTGAGCCTGCAGCACCGCGCTGTCGAGGCTGCTGGCGTAGGACTCGCAGAACTTGCCGAGGTTCCGCAGCGCGTCCGCGACCTTGCTGACGTCCTTCCAGTCACCGGCGAGCATCTCGCTCCAGGCGTCGGGGATGCTGTCGCCGCCCATCTCCTCCCACGCCTTCAAGGCCATCGAGCCGAACGACGGGATCTTGTCCCGGGCGTTCATGATGGCTTCCCACTCGTCGGGGATGGCGTCCTCGGCCACCGGCGTCGTCAGCCACCCGCTGGGGTTGTAGCCGCCACCACCCTCGGCTGCGTTGACCATCAGGCGCTCCAGTAGGTGGAGTCGACCCGCTGCGCCGACTCCTCGTCGAGGGTGCGGTAGAGATCGCGGGTGTTGCGGATCTCCTCGGATCCGCGTCCGGTGATCTGGCTGAGCCGCTCGAAGGCGCGCTCCAGGTCGTCCGAGACGTGGACCGTCGCATCCGCGAGCCGGACCATCAGTCCACCGCCCGAGCTGTCCACGTCGGCGTACGACGAGTAGGACTTCGCGCTGATCGCGTGGCCCTGGAGCTCCTCCAGGGCGTTCGCGAGGTCTGTCAGCACGGGCAGCTCGACCGAGAACTTTCCAGCGGGGCTGCCCCCGCCCCCCTCATGAACCCTCATGAACCCTCATGACCCCTCCAGCACCGAAACGGTGCCCCCTGCAGGCACCTGCGGACAGCCTGCCCGACATGTCGGCGGGACGACAGGGGGAGCACTCCCCTGCCGGGAGCAGGAGGGGCTCAGCGCAGCGAGGCCAGCAGGTCGGCGACCTCGACGCGGCGGCCGGTGTGGAACGGCAGCTCGTCGCGGACGTGCATCCGGGCCCGCGACGCGCGCAGCTCCCGCATCAGGTCGACAATGCGGTGCAGCTCGTCGGCCTCGAACGCCAGGACCCACTCGTAGTCGTTGAGCGCGAACGAGGCGATCGTGTTGGCCCGCACGTCGGGGTAGTCGCGCGCCATCTGCCCGTGCTCGCGGAGCATGTCGCGGCGCTCCTTGTCGTCCAGCAGGTACCACTCGTAGGAGCGCACGAACGGGTAGACGCAGATGAAGTCCTTGGGGTCCTCGTCGGCGAGGAACGCCGGGATGTGGCTCTTGTTGAACTCCGCCGGGCGGTGCAGCGCGGCGGCCGACCAGGTCGGCTCGAGGAGGTGCCCGAGGTCGGTGCGCAGGAACGCGCGGTACGCCGCCTGGACGTCCTCGATCTTCTCCGCGTGCCACCACACCATGAAGTCGCAGTCGGCCCGCATGCCGCCGAGGTCGTAGACCCCACGGGTCAGCACGCCCTTCTCCTCGAGCTCGCCGAAGAGCGCCTCGACCTCCTTGGCCATCTGCTCCCGGTCGTCGCCGAGCGGAGCCGTGACGCTGAACACCGACCACATGGCATACCTGATGGAGTCGTTGATCTCGCGGATCCGGGAGGGGGTGGGCTTGCTGCTCATGGGTTCATTCTCCCGCGCCGCCGCCGCGGGCGCGCAGGTGGGTGGCCACGGCCCGTGCGGCGGCCCGCCCGCTCGCGATGCAGGCCGGGATGCCGACCCCTTCGTATGCCGCGCCGGCCAGCTCCAGCCCCGGCGCACCGTCCACGGCCGCCCGGATCCGGGCGACCCGGTCGACGTGTCCGACGGTGTACTGCGGCAGGGCGCCTCCCCACCTCTGGACGTGCGCGTCGACAACTCGGGGCAGCTGGTGGCCGAGCGCCTCACTCACCTCGGCGACCGCGATCGCGACGAGCTCCTCGTCCGGGCGCTGCAGGTCGGAGGTCTCCCCCCAGCGACCGACGGAGGCCCGCAGGAACACGAGGTCGTCGGCCGCATCGGCCGTCCAGCGCCACTTGGTCGAGGAGAAGGTGCTCGCCTTGATGGTGCGACCGTCCACGGCCGGGACCAGGAAGCCCGAGCCCGGCAACGGACCACCGGCCGCGTCGACGGCGAGGGTGACGATCGCCATGGAGGCGTACTCGATCTCGCGCAGCGCCGTGGCCGCCTCGACCGCGTGCGGTGCAACGAGCCGAGCAGCGGCAGCCGCAGGGACCGCGACGACGACCGCATCGGCCGCGAGGCGCGTCGGAGTGGGGCGCGCACCCGTGACCACCGTCCAGCCGCTGCCCTCGCGGTGGACCTCGCGGGCGATGGTGCTGCTGAGGATGGTGACCCCCCGCGACCGGAGCCGCTCGGACAGGGTCTCGGTGAGCCGTCCGACTCCCCCGTCCAGACCGGCGAAGACGGGAGCCGACGAACCGGCCGACGACAGGGCCGAGGTCTGCGCAGAGGTCGCGGCTGCCTGCGTCAACGACGCTCCGGCGGTCACGGCGGCGTGCACCTGCGGCAGGCAGGCGCGCAGCGACAGGCTGCGCGCCTGTCCGGCGTACACCCCGGCGAGCAGGGGTTCGACCAGGCGGTCGACGACGGCGTCACCCAGGCGGGCCGCGACGTAGTCCCCCACCGAGACGTCATTGAAATCCCCTGCGACCCATGGCTGCTCGCCCTCGGCACGCGCCACCTCGGCGTCCGACAGCAGACCCCGGGCAGAGGCGGCAGGAGAGGGGATGCCCATGAGGGTGCCCCGCGGCATCGGGTGGAGCTGGCCGCGCGACCAGATGCTCGCGGTGGTCGCCTCGGGGTGGACGACGAGGTCGTCGAGCCCGAGCTCGGACATCAGCGCGAGCGCCTCCGGGCGGCGAGCCAGCACCGACTCGGCACCGACGTCCAGCGCGACCCCGGCGACCGGCTCGCGACGCAGCTTGCCCCCCGGGCGGTCGGCGGCGTCGACCACCGTGACCTGGGCCCCCGGGAGCGACTCCAGGAGCTGCCACGCGGCGGTGAGGCCGCTGATGCCTCCACCGATGACGACGACCCTGGAACCGACCATGACCCCACCCTTTCAACATCGTGACTGTTTCGACACCACGGGGTGGGAACGGCCCCCACGTCCACCGAGTCCGAGTGCCATCACCACCTGCCCACCTCGACGTCGACCTGGGGGTCGCCATGTTCCGTGATCGTCCGCACCGTCTCCTCGTCGGCCTCTCGGCCGCCCTCCTCGCTGCCGTCGCCCTCGCCGGGTGCAGCGGCAGCAGCTCCAACACCTCGTCCGCCGGCTCGGCCGACGGATCGGCGATCGGCGCCGAGCCCGCCCCGGGCGGCGCCCCCGACTCGGCGAGCAAGGAGGGCTCCGGCACCCAGCCCGGCACCGCCCTCCGCGGGTCCGGCGACACCGCCACCGGCAGCCCGGCCGGTACGGGCACCGTGGACCCAGCCGTCCTCACCGCCCCGGGCTCGACCCTGGCCCGTCGGGCCACCGTCGCCCTCAAGGTCAGGAACCTCTCCCAGACCGTGGCCGCCGTCCGCTCGCTGTCGGTCGCCTCGGACGGCGTCGTCCTCGCCGAGAACATCGGCACCGGTGGCGGGTACGTGCCGCTGGAGGACCGGTCCAAGGTCAGCGCGACGACCTACGGCGAGATCACGCTGTCGGTCCCGGCGACCAAGCTCGACACGGTCATGGCCGAGCTCGGCAAGCTCGGCACCGTCATCCGTTCCGAGACCTCCAGCGAGGAGGTCGGCAAGCAGATCGTCGACACCGAGTCACGGCTCAAGACGATGCGCGAGAGCGTCAACCGCGTGCGGGCCCTGATGAGCAAGGCCACCGACCTCACCCAGATCGTCAACCTCGAG
Encoded here:
- a CDS encoding ATP-dependent DNA ligase, which translates into the protein MAAAATTVEVPEGPWGDAREVRISSPDRLIWPGEGITKLDLAQYAIDVRTGFMNALGHRPVTLQRFPEGIDGEEFWTKNPPKGMPDFITPVMCTYPSGRRHLQVVVDEPAAVVWAMQMNTVTFHPWPVRTADVDKPDELRIDLDPQPGRTFADAVEAAVALRELLTEIGLTGWVKTSGNRGVHVFVRIAPTHEFLDVRHGVIGIARELERRLPDLVTASWWKEERGERVFVDFNQACRDRTIASAYSPRPLPGAPVSMPLGWDHLVGVDPGEFTLRTVPGIIAASGDAWAGMDEAVGDVTGAIALWDRDINERGLGELNFPPDYPKMPGEPPRVQPSKRRADKTDDEYMTPKADRDAELRAQWGPVPPPVAPMLAKPVKGIPTGDYLFEPKWDGFRSIIFRSGDSVEIGSRNEKPMTRYFPEVVEAVLANFPDQAVVDGEIVVVGSSGDRLDFEALQQRIHPAASRVKKLAAETPAQFVAFDLLSLAGEDLTDRPFSERRSLLENAFASVEAPIHLTRATRDPQEAQEWFEQFEGAGLDGVIAKPLSGTYEQDKRTMLKIKHVRTADCVVAGYRTHKSGDDLVGSLMLGLYNDDGSLMSVGVIGAFPMARRKELFEELQPLVTTFEDHPWAWAEQEAGSRTPTSGATSRWNAGKDLSFTPLRPERVVEVKYDHMEGVRFRHTAQFVRWREDRDPRSCTYEQLEEPVSFDLADVLGQVKR
- the msrB gene encoding peptide-methionine (R)-S-oxide reductase MsrB, with the translated sequence MTMDKTDRTYAVSKTEDEWRAELSPAEYQVLRQAGTERPYVGEYTDTKTEGVYACRACGAELFTSGTKFDSHCGWPSFYSPLAGDSVEYIEDVSMGMKRVEVRCANCGSHLGHVFEGEGYGTPTDQRYCINSISMTLRPADQA
- the hemQ gene encoding hydrogen peroxide-dependent heme synthase, giving the protein MSSKPTPSRIREINDSIRYAMWSVFSVTAPLGDDREQMAKEVEALFGELEEKGVLTRGVYDLGGMRADCDFMVWWHAEKIEDVQAAYRAFLRTDLGHLLEPTWSAAALHRPAEFNKSHIPAFLADEDPKDFICVYPFVRSYEWYLLDDKERRDMLREHGQMARDYPDVRANTIASFALNDYEWVLAFEADELHRIVDLMRELRASRARMHVRDELPFHTGRRVEVADLLASLR
- the hemG gene encoding protoporphyrinogen oxidase, producing the protein MVGSRVVVIGGGISGLTAAWQLLESLPGAQVTVVDAADRPGGKLRREPVAGVALDVGAESVLARRPEALALMSELGLDDLVVHPEATTASIWSRGQLHPMPRGTLMGIPSPAASARGLLSDAEVARAEGEQPWVAGDFNDVSVGDYVAARLGDAVVDRLVEPLLAGVYAGQARSLSLRACLPQVHAAVTAGASLTQAAATSAQTSALSSAGSSAPVFAGLDGGVGRLTETLSERLRSRGVTILSSTIAREVHREGSGWTVVTGARPTPTRLAADAVVVAVPAAAAARLVAPHAVEAATALREIEYASMAIVTLAVDAAGGPLPGSGFLVPAVDGRTIKASTFSSTKWRWTADAADDLVFLRASVGRWGETSDLQRPDEELVAIAVAEVSEALGHQLPRVVDAHVQRWGGALPQYTVGHVDRVARIRAAVDGAPGLELAGAAYEGVGIPACIASGRAAARAVATHLRARGGGAGE
- a CDS encoding DUF4349 domain-containing protein; the encoded protein is MPSPPAHLDVDLGVAMFRDRPHRLLVGLSAALLAAVALAGCSGSSSNTSSAGSADGSAIGAEPAPGGAPDSASKEGSGTQPGTALRGSGDTATGSPAGTGTVDPAVLTAPGSTLARRATVALKVRNLSQTVAAVRSLSVASDGVVLAENIGTGGGYVPLEDRSKVSATTYGEITLSVPATKLDTVMAELGKLGTVIRSETSSEEVGKQIVDTESRLKTMRESVNRVRALMSKATDLTQIVNLEAEVSRRQADLEALESQLTALKSSVARSPIQISLTTESNVIAAPEEEDGTGFMAGLVGGWDAFTASVRVVLTIIGALVPFVAAFALVGVPLWLAWRRRRPVPTSPTVPTVLP